In Hermetia illucens chromosome 1, iHerIll2.2.curated.20191125, whole genome shotgun sequence, one genomic interval encodes:
- the LOC119646781 gene encoding DNA-directed RNA polymerases I and III subunit RPAC1: MGDTERPRIYLEEHKIKQDPNDCGMADEPWDFETFKNNFRIVIVRCDSMEMEFDIIGVHPAIANAFRRIMLSEVPSMAIEKVYIYNNTSIIQDEVLAHRLGLIPLKADPRLFEYRSEENEEGTEHDTLEFELKVKCTRRKDVKDSSSFDTIYKNHKIYSGQIKWIPKGKQSEIHSEVSVGPIHDDILISQMRPGHEFDLKLLAVKGLGKDHAKFSPVATAFYRLLPEIKLNRTVSGKEAFLLQKCFSPGVVGIDDNDCAYIKDARYDSCCRNVYRYPQLSEAVTMSRIRDHFVFNVESVGALKPSIIFLEAVKVLKMKCRKFIGQIESI, translated from the exons ATGGGGGACACCGAGCGACCGCGAATTTATCTTGAGGAGCATAAAATCAAACAGGACCCAAACGATTGTGGGATGGCAGATGAACCATGGGATTTTGaaacatttaaaaataatttccgaATTGTCATTGTCAG GTGTGATTCAATGGAAATGGAGTTTGATATTATTGGCGTTCACCCAGCCATAGCAAATGCATTTCGCAGAATTATGCTTAGTGAAGTGCCAAGCATGGCAATAGAAAAAGTTTACATTTACAATAATACctcaattattcaagatgaagtACTTGCGCACAGACTCGGTTTAATTCCCTTAAAGGCCGATCCTAGACTATTTGAATATAGatctgaagaaaatgaagaaggcACTGAACATGATACGCTTGAGTTCGAACTAAAAGTAAAGTGCACACGCCGTAAAGATGTCAAAGACTCATCAAGTTTTGATACGATTTATAAGAACCACAAGATATACTCGGGTCAAATCAAGTGGATACCTAAAGGAAAGCAATCGGAAATACACTCTGAAGTTAGTGTTGGCCCGATTCACGATGATATTCTCATAAGTCAAATGCGACCGGGACATGAGTTCGATTTAAAGCTGCTGGCAGTGAAAGGATTGGGTAAAGATCATGCAAAATTCTCTCCAGTTGCAACGGCGTTCTATCGACTTCTCCCTGAAATAAAGTTGAACAGGACAGTTTCAGGAAAGGAAGCTTTCCTTTTACAAAAGTGTTTTTCTCCGGGAGTTGTGGGTATTGACGATAACGATTGTGCCTACATCAAAGATGCACGTTACGATTCTTGTTGTAGAAACGTATACAGGTATCCACAGTTGAGCGAGGCTGTGACTATGTCGCGAATTCGTGATCATTTTGTATTTAATGTTGAATCAGTGGGAGCTTTAAAGCCATCCATTATATTCTTAGAAGCTGTGAAAGTTCTAAAAATGAAATGTCGAAAGTTTATCGGACAAATAGAAtctatttaa